A window of the Neofelis nebulosa isolate mNeoNeb1 chromosome 13, mNeoNeb1.pri, whole genome shotgun sequence genome harbors these coding sequences:
- the WNT8B gene encoding protein Wnt-8b: MQLAIFKLLPLYYMISKAIFSPQMFFSKIAYLIYSSSVAAGAQSGIEECKYQFAWDRWNCPERALQLSSHSGLRSANRETAFVHAISSAGVMYTLTRNCSLGDFDNCGCDDSRNGQLGGQGWLWGGCSDNVGFGEAISKQFVDALETGQDARAAMNLHNNEAGRKAVKGTMKRTCKCHGVSGSCTTQTCWLQLPEFREVGAHLKEKYHAALKVDLLQGAGNSAAGRGAIADTFRSISTRELVHLEDSPDYCLENKTLGLLGTEGRECLRRGRALGRWERRSCRRLCGDCGLAVEERRAETVSSCNCKFHWCCAVRCEQCRRRVTKYFCSRAERPRGGAAHKPGRKP, encoded by the exons ATGCAGCTTGCCATCTTTAAACTGCTGCCATTGTACTACATGATCTCCAAGGCCATTTTCAGCCCCCAGATGTTCTTTTCCAAGATA GCTTACCTGATATATTCCAGCAGTGTGGCAGCTGGTGCCCAGAGTGGTATTGAAGAATGCAAGTATCAGTTTGCCTGGGACCGGTGGAACTGCCCTGAGAGAGCCCTGCAGCTGTCCAGCCATAGTGGCCTTCGCAGTG CTAATCGGGAGACAGCGTTTGTACATGCCATCAGCTCTGCTGGGGTCATGTACACTCTGACTAGAAACTGCAGCCTCGGGGATTTTGACAACTGTGGCTGTGATGACTCCCGCAATGGGCAGCTGG GGGGCCAAGGCTGGCTGTGGGGAGGCTGCAGTGACAACGTGGGCTTCGGAGAGGCAATATCCAAGCAGTTCGTCGATGCCCTAGAGACAGGACAGGATGCCCGGGCCGCCATGAACCTGCACAACAATGAGGCCGGCCGCAAG GCGGTGAAGGGCACCATGAAACGCACGTGTAAGTGCCACGGCGTGTCCGGCAGCTGCACCACGCAGACCTgctggctgcagctgcctgagttCCGCGAGGTGGGCGCGCACCTGAAGGAGAAGTACCACGCGGCTCTCAAGGTGGACCTGCTGCAGGGTGCCGGCAACAGTGCGGCCGGCCGCGGCGCCATCGCCGACACCTTCCGCTCCATCTCCACGCGGGAGCTGGTGCACCTGGAGGACTCCCCGGACTACTGCCTGGAGAACAAAACGCTAGGACTGCTGGGCACCGAAGGCCGAGAGTGCctgcggcgggggcgggccctGGGCCGCTGGGAGCGCCGCAGCTGTCGCCGGCTCTGCGGGGACTGCGGACTGGCGGTGGAGGAGCGCCGTGCCGAGACCGTGTCCAGCTGCAACTGCAAGTTCCACTGGTGCTGCGCCGTCCGCTGCGAGCAGTGCCGCCGGCGGGTTACCAAGTACTTCTGCAGCCGCGCCGAGCGGCCGCGGGGGGGCGCGGCGCACAAACCCGGGAGAAAGCCCTGA